A segment of the Mercurialis annua linkage group LG4, ddMerAnnu1.2, whole genome shotgun sequence genome:
TTCTGTTGTCAGATCAGCTATAGATATTCATAGTCCTGGTGATCTGATGACCCTTACAGCTGCTGCTGCAACAGGTAATTAAGTACTGGCTTGATTTAACATCCATATTGCACGGAAATTTCTGAGTCCAAGTCTATATATATAGCATATTCTTGTAAGAAAAAAGAATTTTCTGCATTTTTGTTTCCGTGGTACATAGTTAAGCATTCACTGAGTGATGGTTAATAAAGGGTTTGCACGTTATCAGCTTTACGGGGAGAAGCAGCACTAAAAGCAAGATTGCCGAAAGAAGCACGAAAGAATTCTTCAATCAGTCCCTACGATCGGGGACTGGCGGATGCCTACTGGGGTTCTGCTTCCTCTACCGGTAATGGAGTAGAAGTGCAGGCTCCTTCCTGTGATGGAGAACTATTGCAACACACAAGAAAAGGTATGTACTTGTTTTATTTCCACCTTAATATTAGAATGAACTCTTAATGAAGAACGCAAAAGATTTTCTGCTTTGTAAGTCTAAAATCACCTGTTCTTGGGAATTTCAGGAGTGTTGCGATCGAAACGCATATCTGTCTACATCAACAAGAAATCACAGATCATAATTAAGATCAAAAGCAAACATGTTGGAGGAGCTTTCTCCAAAAAGCACAAATGTAAGCATTCAACACTCCACAAAAAGTTGATTCAATTTTTCATCATCAAAATCTAACATTTTTCTTGTGTTGTCGGGTTGATATTAGGTGTTGTGTATGGTGTCTGTGATGAGACTACAGCATGGCCTTACCGAAAAGAAAGGGAAAGTTCTGAAGAAGTTTATTTTGGCCTCAAGACTGCACAGGGTCTTCTAGAGTTCAAGTGCAAAAGCAAGATTCATAAGCAAAGATGGGTTGATGGAATTCAAAGTCTTCTTCGTCAAGTCAGCTGTGTCGAAGCAACAGAACCGTCACTAGAATTTCTAAACATAAACAATACCACATAGTATGTGATCCATTTTTTGCATATGAAGACGTCCAAGAGAGTTTATCAATCACCAATGATCTATATAGTGTGACACAATGATGTACATgtgaaaattttgtttaataaccattaaatatatatagtcTTCAAGTTCAAACAAAACCAATGTGATCTCCATTACCTTTAGCCCCACACTAGCTTGCATACCAAAACAAATGTGTGTTTAAGGGCT
Coding sequences within it:
- the LOC126679463 gene encoding VAN3-binding protein, translated to MEGGIYSAGKKGGFLDYLMEDQEQKLVPLMPAIPEPQTPKEPMEYLCRSWSLSASEISKALAQKQKQFLVEKRTNHIFPADTVVPPQFTGSKVISSMHSRKTGSIGKWFHHKELSSSTVKKKDKARIENAHMHSAISVAGLAAALAAVAAAAGNCSDSGSKMSMALASATELLASHCIELAESIGADHDRVASVVRSAIDIHSPGDLMTLTAAAATALRGEAALKARLPKEARKNSSISPYDRGLADAYWGSASSTGNGVEVQAPSCDGELLQHTRKGVLRSKRISVYINKKSQIIIKIKSKHVGGAFSKKHKCVVYGVCDETTAWPYRKERESSEEVYFGLKTAQGLLEFKCKSKIHKQRWVDGIQSLLRQVSCVEATEPSLEFLNINNTT